Proteins from a genomic interval of Lolium perenne isolate Kyuss_39 chromosome 1, Kyuss_2.0, whole genome shotgun sequence:
- the LOC127316305 gene encoding AP-3 complex subunit mu, with translation MLQCVFLLSDCGEVLVEKQMTAHRVDRAICGWFWEYVLAHAAGDPSKVLQVVVSPTHYLFQVYRNGVTFLACTQVEMPPLMAIEFLSRVADVLTDYLGDINEDTIKDNFVIVYQILDEMMDNGFPLTTEPNILKELVAQPNMVSKMLNIMTGKSSTIGNKLPDATASFVPWRTTLVKDASNEVYVNIVEELDACVNREGVLVKCEACGEIEVNSSLPGLPELTLSFANPTLINDVRFHPCVRFRPWESNQILSFVPPDGQFKLMSYRVKKLKTTPIYVKPQLSSDSGNCRVNVMVGIRNDPGKAIDSIIVQFQLPPLIASADLTANHGTVDILADQTCVWTIGHIPKDKAPSLSGNLRLEEGLAHLHAFPTFQVKFRIMGVALSGLQIDKLDVKNTPNAPYKGFRAQTQAGRYEVRS, from the exons TGCGG GGAGGTGTTGGTGGAGAAGCAGATGACGGCGCACCGGGTGGACCGCGCCATCTGCGGCTGGTTCTGGGAGTACGTTCTTGCCCACGCCGCCGGGGACCCGTCCAAG GTCTTGCAGGTTGTGGTGTCCCCAACACACTACTTGTTCCAAGTATATCGCAACGGCGTGACGTTCTTGGCATGCACCCAAGTGGAGATGCCCCCGCTGATGGCTATCGAG TTTCTCTCTCGCGTGGCTGATGTCTTGACAGATTACCTTGGAGATATAAATGAAGACACAATCAAGGACAACTTCGTAATTGTTTATCAG ATTCTAGATGAAATGATGGACAATGGCTTTCCGCTCACTACTGAGCCAAACATCTTGAAAGAGTTGGTTgcgcaaccaaatatggtcagcAAAATGTTGAATATTATGACTGGTAAGAGTTCTACTATTGGTAACAAACTTCCAGATGCAACTGCTTCTTTTGTACCTTGGCGAACAACACTTGTCAAGGATGCAAGCAATGAAGTCTATGTTAACATAGTTGAGGAACTAGATGCATGTGTGAACAG AGAAGGGGTTCTAGTGAAATGTGAGGCGTGCGGTGAAATTGAAGTGAATTCCAGCCTTCCTGGGTTACCAGAATTGACCTTGTCATTTGCTAATCCCACACTTATCAATGATGTGAGGTTCCACCCCTGTGTCCGATTCAGACCTTGGGAGTCCAATCAGATCTTATCTTTTGTTCCTCCTGATGGACAATTCAAACTTATGAGTTATAG GGTTAAGAAACTGAAGACCACACCAATTTATGTGAAACCACAATTATCTTCTGATTCTGGGAATTGCCGTGTTAATGTAATGGTGGGGATTCGAAACGATCCTGGTAAAGCTATTGATTCTATAATAGTGCAGTTTCAGTTGCCTCCCCTTATTGCTTCTGCTGATTTGACCGCAAACCATGGTACAGTTGACATCCTTGCCGATCAG ACCTGCGTTTGGACAATTGGGCATATTCCAAAAGATAAAGCACCATCCCTCTCTGGAAATCTACGTCTTGAGGAAGGACTGGCTCATTTGCATGCATTTCCAACATTTCAGGTGAAGTTCAGGATTATGGGGGTTGCACTGTCTGGGCTTCAAATTGATAAGCTGGATGTGAAAAATACACCAAACGCACCATACAAAGGTTTTCGAGCCCAAACTCAGGCTGGAAGGTATGAGGTCAGATCATAA